In Phragmitibacter flavus, one DNA window encodes the following:
- a CDS encoding serine/threonine protein kinase: MAGRYRILEQLGAGGVGAVFKAYDTQLNRYVAVKRLLSREEIEAHEDRTDTLVKEAGSLAALQHPNIVSVYDLATDEEGFFIVMELLEGETLADWIHTSGVLTLPDFYELATQTLEAVLTAHHQSILHRDLKPENLKVLRLPGGRLQVKVLDFGLARLSYGARKMTEDQSGNIFGSIYYMAPEQLQRLPVDGRTDLYALGCMFYQSLSGYRPFEHQDIQSVIQLHLQHLVHPLRTVAPHVPQPICDWVMWLFNLDPAHRPASAQQALDTLREIHKAGWFKVSESVPMAIPVAVAVSSNPNRPTGSQRLVRGPGSSQRLSGQPTGALNRRPPTASVPGARPASGPIQKTKPKKDAEETTQLPFWIWPAGAAVLAIIIWSLWPKGDDKPTTAPAVATAPVASSAPIPPAATLATRPPDLIFPDNIVHLRAGENMIAPGNKTPIQNNDTVQTWNDTTKKDLSFTAQGSPPRYLFDKPEGLNHRIGFLRLQPGNLLLHRMARDKSAYKTYPMAPGTKRQGLTAIIVARPDPTAQEINLLQIGDQDNLASLTVKAYPSGEFRAIAQVGKDRKEAKITGRKVKIYSILSVVWDATTNKLSFNIRSQDGGKTLGSGDAPPKPPIFNDIRLPAAAAEANYNGDIAELIVWPYAMESEQRNVQDWRLSQHYFTNPGTRY; encoded by the coding sequence ATGGCAGGTCGATACAGAATCCTCGAACAGCTCGGAGCTGGCGGCGTCGGTGCCGTCTTTAAAGCCTACGACACCCAGCTCAACCGCTACGTCGCCGTCAAGCGCCTCCTCAGCCGCGAAGAAATCGAAGCCCACGAAGACCGCACCGACACCCTCGTCAAAGAAGCCGGCTCCCTCGCCGCCCTTCAGCATCCCAACATCGTTTCCGTCTACGATCTTGCCACCGACGAAGAAGGTTTCTTCATCGTCATGGAACTCCTCGAAGGCGAAACTCTCGCCGACTGGATCCACACCTCCGGCGTCCTCACCCTTCCCGACTTCTACGAACTCGCCACCCAGACCCTCGAAGCCGTCCTCACCGCGCATCATCAAAGCATTCTCCATCGCGACCTGAAACCCGAGAACCTCAAAGTTCTCCGACTCCCCGGCGGTCGCCTCCAGGTCAAAGTTCTCGACTTCGGCCTCGCCCGACTCTCCTACGGCGCCCGCAAAATGACCGAAGATCAAAGCGGCAACATCTTCGGTTCCATCTACTACATGGCCCCCGAACAGTTGCAGCGCCTGCCCGTCGATGGACGCACCGACCTCTACGCGCTCGGCTGCATGTTCTACCAATCCCTCAGCGGCTACCGACCTTTCGAGCATCAGGACATCCAAAGCGTCATCCAGCTCCATCTCCAGCATCTCGTCCATCCCCTTCGCACCGTCGCGCCGCACGTCCCCCAGCCCATCTGCGATTGGGTCATGTGGCTCTTCAATCTCGACCCCGCCCACCGACCCGCCAGCGCCCAGCAAGCCCTCGACACCCTTCGCGAAATTCACAAAGCCGGCTGGTTCAAAGTCTCCGAATCCGTCCCGATGGCCATCCCCGTCGCCGTGGCCGTCTCCTCAAATCCCAACCGGCCCACCGGCAGTCAGCGCCTCGTCCGCGGACCCGGTTCCTCCCAGCGTTTGTCCGGTCAACCCACCGGAGCCCTCAACCGACGCCCCCCCACTGCCTCCGTTCCCGGTGCCCGACCCGCCTCAGGTCCTATCCAAAAAACCAAACCCAAAAAAGACGCCGAAGAAACCACCCAACTTCCCTTCTGGATCTGGCCTGCCGGAGCCGCCGTCCTCGCCATCATCATCTGGTCCCTCTGGCCCAAAGGCGATGACAAACCCACCACCGCGCCCGCCGTTGCCACCGCCCCGGTGGCATCATCCGCTCCCATCCCTCCCGCCGCCACCCTCGCCACGCGTCCTCCCGACCTCATCTTCCCTGACAACATTGTCCACCTCCGCGCCGGCGAAAACATGATCGCCCCCGGCAACAAGACCCCCATCCAAAACAACGACACCGTTCAAACCTGGAACGACACCACCAAAAAAGACCTCTCCTTCACCGCCCAAGGCAGCCCTCCCCGCTATCTCTTCGACAAACCAGAAGGCCTCAACCACCGCATCGGCTTCCTTCGACTCCAGCCCGGCAACCTATTGCTCCATCGCATGGCCAGGGACAAATCCGCCTACAAAACTTATCCCATGGCCCCCGGCACCAAACGCCAGGGCCTCACCGCCATCATCGTCGCGCGACCCGACCCCACCGCCCAGGAAATCAACCTTCTGCAAATCGGCGATCAGGACAACCTAGCCAGCCTCACCGTCAAAGCCTACCCCAGCGGCGAATTCCGCGCCATCGCCCAGGTCGGCAAAGACCGCAAAGAAGCCAAAATCACCGGACGCAAAGTCAAAATCTACTCCATCCTCAGCGTCGTCTGGGACGCCACCACCAACAAACTCAGCTTCAACATTCGCAGTCAGGACGGCGGCAAAACCCTCGGCAGCGGCGACGCCCCACCCAAGCCCCCCATTTTCAACGACATCCGTCTCCCCGCCGCCGCCGCCGAAGCCAACTACAACGGCGACATCGCCGAACTCATCGTCTGGCCCTACGCCATGGAATCCGAACAACGCAACGTCCAGGACTGGCGCCTCTCCCAGCACTACTTCACCAATCCCGGCACCCGCTATTAA
- a CDS encoding shikimate kinase, with product MTTDPAQPQPSTSRRPSNIVLIGLMGSGKTTVGKLVAHSLGFSFIDTDEIIVKNAGKPIPDIFAAEGETGFRQHETAALQQLLNQLQQHAVIATGGGIVTRPENLPLLKQLGYVVWLYATPNTLHHRTAHSDDRPLLRNADPAGTLRNLLEARADLYKLASDLKITTDDLSAHDVAYGVSESVRVEFAKQSA from the coding sequence ATGACCACTGACCCCGCCCAGCCCCAACCCTCCACCTCGCGCCGCCCGAGCAACATCGTGCTCATCGGCCTCATGGGCTCCGGCAAAACCACCGTCGGCAAACTCGTCGCCCACAGCCTCGGATTCAGCTTCATCGACACCGACGAAATCATTGTCAAAAACGCCGGCAAACCCATTCCCGACATCTTCGCTGCCGAAGGCGAAACCGGCTTCCGCCAGCACGAAACCGCCGCCCTCCAACAGCTCCTCAACCAACTCCAGCAACACGCCGTCATCGCCACCGGCGGTGGCATCGTCACCCGGCCCGAAAATCTCCCGCTTCTCAAACAACTCGGCTATGTTGTCTGGCTCTACGCCACCCCCAACACCCTTCACCATCGCACCGCCCACAGCGACGACCGCCCCCTGCTTCGCAATGCCGATCCCGCAGGCACCTTGCGTAACCTTCTTGAAGCCCGCGCCGACCTTTACAAACTCGCCAGCGATCTAAAAATCACCACCGACGACCTCTCCGCCCACGATGTCGCCTACGGCGTCTCCGAATCCGTCCGCGTCGAATTCGCCAAACAGTCCGCCTAG